One segment of Solanum stenotomum isolate F172 chromosome 1, ASM1918654v1, whole genome shotgun sequence DNA contains the following:
- the LOC125844084 gene encoding histone-lysine N-methyltransferase SUVR3, giving the protein MDKQQRTGELEKDDGAGLFCRLAHLVFPYLEPACLASVSATCKVLHVVSKTITSSRISDASRNLENYPIPFFNSVDSELYANFIYSPVQTLPTSPSIPWGGGTGRVRSDPFIVRVEGAYGCDCESCDLDSSSNCACMDFSDLPTRECGPSCGCGLECGNRLTQKGISVKLKVVKDRRKGWSLCAAEFIPKGKFICEYTGELLTTEEARNRQRLYDKLSKSGHFSPALLVVKEHLPSGNACMRINIDATRIGNIARFINHSCDGGNLSTLIVRSSGALLPRVCFLSSRVILENEELAFSYGDTTVNSIGSQCFCSSACCSGILPAEHT; this is encoded by the exons ATGGACAAACAGCAGAGAACCGGCGAATTGGAAAAAGACGACGGCGCCGGATTATTCTGCCGGTTGGCCCATCTCGTTTTTCCATACTTAGAGCCTGCCTGTCTAGCCTCCGTTTCAGCAACCTGCAAGGTGTTACATGTAGTTTCCAAGACTATTACTTCCAGTCGAATCTCCGATGCTTCTAGAAACTTGGAGAATTACCCTATTCCTTTCTTCAACTCCGTCGACTCCGAACTTTACGCCAATTTCATCTATTCCCCTGTTCAGACCTTACCCACCTCTCCATCCATCCCCTGGGGAGGTGGAACGGGTCGGGTTAGGTCGGACCCGTTTATAGTCCGGGTGGAGGGTGCTTATGGGTGCGATTGTGAGAGTTGCGACTTGGACTCCAGTTCTAATTGCGCATGTATGGATTTTTCTGATTTGCCGACCCGAGAATGCGGGCCAAGTTGCGGTTGCGGGTTGGAGTGCGGTAATAGGTTAACTCAGAAAGGAATTTCAGTGAAGCTGAAGGTTGTGAAGGATAGGAGAAAAGGCTGGAGCTTGTGTGCTGCTGAATTCATTCCAAAAGGGAAATTCATATGCGAGTATACAG GAGAACTTTTGACCACTGAGGAAGCAAGAAATCGCCAGAGGCTATATGACAAACTTTCAAAGAGTGGCCACTTTTCGCCTGCACTCCTGGTTGTGAAGGAGCACCTTCCATCTGGAAATGCGTGTATGAGGATCAACATTGATGCTACCAGAATTGGCAATATTGCCCGCTTCATAAACCATTCCTGTGATGGTGGTAACCTTTCTACATTGATAGTGCGAAGTTCTGGAGCTCTGCTACCCAGAGTTTGCTTTTTGTCTTCCAGGGTCATTTTGGAAAATGAAGAGCTCGCTTTCAGTTATGGGGACACTACAGTAAACTCTATAGGCTCTCAATGCTTTTGCAGTAGTGCTTGTTGTTCTGGGATCCTTCCAGCAGAGCACACATGA
- the LOC125844037 gene encoding nucleotide pyrophosphatase/phosphodiesterase-like, which translates to MASSFSNYFKILSSILFFIIFFTSHSFSSSNYSLSNIVINSTSEFINHTAISEFRILNRRILSKCPDPNPYLSITTASNSSLSDESFVTVHVSGVLVPSKGDWVGMISPSYSDTSSCPFNALQYQQTGDFSELPLLCHYPVKAQYLSKDPGYLNCKKKECKKHVKGSCEVRTCSASLSFHVVNFRTDIEFVLFAGGFATPCILKRSNNNLTFTNPKQPLYGHLSSIDSTATSMRVTWVSGDKAPQQLQYGDGKSQTSQVSTFTQKDMCSSILKSPAKDFGWHDPGFIHTAIMTGLNPSTTNSYTYGSDSSGWSEKITFKTPPAGGTDEVRFLAYGDMGKTPRDPSAEHYIQPGSLSVVKAMVDEVSSGNVDSVFHIGDISYATGFLVEWDYFLHLITPIASRVSYMTAIGNHERDYIGTGSVYATPDSGGECGVPYETYFQMPTQAKDKPWYSIEQGSVHFTVISTEHDWSQNSEQYEWMKNDMASVDRTRTPWLIFTGHRPMYSSVTGGILQNVDDDFVKAVEPLLLANKVDLALFGHVHNYERTCAVYQKECKALPTKDASGIDTYDNTNYSAPVHAVIGMAGFSLDQFPSQADKWSLVRKAEFGYVRVHATRNSLTIEYVNANTRKLEDNFQITKN; encoded by the exons ATGGCTTCttctttctccaattatttcaaaattttatcatcaattctatttttcataattttcttcacttctcattctttttcttcttcaaattattCTTTATCAAATATAGTTATAAATTCAACTTCTGAATTTATTAACCATACTGCCATATCCGAATTCCGAATACTGAACCGAAGAATTTTATCCAAATGCCCCGACCCGAACCCGTATTTAAGTATAACTACTGCCTCAAATTCAAGCCTTTCTGATGAATCTTTTGTTACTGTTCATGTTTCTGGAGTTTTGGTTCCTTCAAAAGGAGATTGGGTTGGCATGATCTCACCTTCGTATTCTGA CACCTCAAGTTGCCCCTTTAATGCCTTACAATATCAACAGACTGGTGATTTCTCTGAACTTCCACTCCTTTGCCATTATCCAGTCAAG GCGCAATATTTAAGCAAAGATCCAGGCTACCTAAATTGCAAGAAGAAAGAATGCAAGAAACATGTAAAGGGAAGTTGTGAAGTGAGAACATGTAGTGCCTCACTCTCATTTCATGTTGTTAATTTTAGGACAGATATTGAGTTTGTGTTGTTTGCTGGTGGATTTGCAACTCCTTGTATCCTCAAAAGATCAAACAATAATTTGACCTTCACTAATCCTAAACAACCTTTATATGGACATCTCTCTAGCATTGACTCCACTGCAACTTCT ATGAGAGTAACATGGGTTAGTGGTGATAAAGCACCTCAACAACTACAATATGGAGATGGAAAATCTCAAACATCACAAGTTTCTACCTTTACCCAAAAGGACATGTGCA GTTCTATCTTAAAAAGTCCAGCCAAGGATTTTGGATGGCATGACCCTGGCTTCATTCATACAGCAATAATGACTGGCCTTAATCCTTCAACCACAAACTCCTACACATATGGAAG TGATTCAAGTGGTTGGAGTGAGAAAATTACCTTCAAAACACCACCAGCTGGTGGAACAGATGAGGTTAGATTTTTGGCATATGGTGATATGGGAAAAACTCCTAGAGATCCTTCTGCAGAACATTATATTCag CCAGGATCATTATCAGTGGTGAAAGCTATGGTTGATGAAGTATCATCTGGGAATGTTGATTCTGTATTCCACATTGGTGATATAAGTTATGCCACTGGATTTCTAGTAGAATGGGATTATTTTCTTCATCTAATCACTCCAATTGCCTCTCGTGTTTCATACATGACCGCTATCGGAAATCATGAAAG gGATTATATAGGTACAGGATCAGTATATGCAACACCAGATTCAGGTGGAGAATGTGGTGTGCCTTATGAAACTTATTTTCAAATGCCAACACAAGCTAAAGATAAGCCATGGTACTCTATTGAACAAGGAAGTGTTCACTTCACTGTTATTTCAACTGAACATGATTGGTCTCAAAACTCAGAGCAG TATGAATGGATGAAGAATGACATGGCTTCAGTTGATCGAACAAGAACACCTTGGTTAATTTTTACGGG GCATCGACCCATGTATTCTTCTGTCACTGGTGGAATTCTTCAAAATGTTGATGATGATTTTGTCAAAGCTGTTGAGCCATTACTATTGGCAAACAAG GTTGATCTAGCATTATTTGGACATGTTCACAATTATGAGAGGACTTGTGCAGTATATCAAAAGGAATGTAAAGCATTGCCTACTAAAGATGCAAGTGGAATTGATACTTATGATAATACCAATTATAGTGCACCTGTTCATGCTGTTATTGGAATGGCTGGCTTTAGCTTGGACCAATTCCCTTCTCAG GCTGATAAATGGAGTTTGGTAAGAAAGGCTGAATTTGGATACGTGCGAGTTCATGCAACAAGAAATTCATTGACTATTGAG TATGTGAATGCAAATACAAGAAAGTTGGAAGACAATTTTCAAATCACCAAAAACTGA